A single Desulfatibacillum aliphaticivorans DSM 15576 DNA region contains:
- a CDS encoding ABC transporter substrate-binding protein, translated as MIKTGGKIFVFLFLILLAGRTSLGIAQTGDSVKIAAIFAQTGATAPMDKEAFEALRWTCQRINHQGGVLGKPVKVLEYDNQSTSLGSLAAGKKAIRDGATAVVGASWSAHSLAIAHLMQEAKIPMISPASTNPALTKIGDYIFRVCASDEFSGKALADFASERLNAKTVVVLTNANSQFSRDLAAFFIDQFNKKGTVLWEGDYLQDASDFSQILEKVKSLQPEVVFVPGYPRDSGYILRQAQNMGVKSIFLGADGWNYLMTEYAGSAVNGHYFSDLWHAGLPNPKSKAFLEEYNKDGFQVKISLAPLAYDSLMVIVNAINKAGTLNTAAIRDAIAATKDYEGVTGNISFNQFGDPIKPIVILKFDNNQPMYYMTIRK; from the coding sequence ATGATAAAAACAGGCGGCAAGATATTCGTATTCCTATTCCTGATCCTACTCGCTGGGCGAACATCCCTTGGAATCGCTCAGACGGGCGATAGCGTTAAGATAGCGGCTATTTTCGCCCAAACCGGCGCCACCGCCCCCATGGACAAGGAGGCCTTTGAGGCTTTGCGCTGGACCTGCCAACGGATTAACCATCAAGGGGGTGTATTGGGCAAACCCGTTAAGGTGCTGGAGTATGATAACCAAAGCACTTCCCTGGGCTCCTTGGCGGCCGGGAAAAAAGCCATCCGGGATGGGGCGACCGCTGTGGTCGGCGCCAGTTGGAGCGCTCATTCCCTGGCCATTGCCCACCTGATGCAGGAAGCAAAGATTCCAATGATAAGCCCCGCCTCGACTAATCCTGCATTAACAAAAATCGGCGACTACATATTTCGGGTGTGCGCTTCAGACGAGTTTTCCGGAAAAGCTTTGGCTGATTTTGCGTCTGAACGCCTGAACGCAAAAACAGTTGTCGTGCTGACCAACGCCAACTCCCAGTTTTCCCGCGATCTGGCGGCCTTTTTCATCGATCAGTTCAATAAAAAAGGCACGGTCCTTTGGGAAGGCGATTACTTGCAGGACGCTTCGGATTTCAGCCAGATACTGGAAAAGGTTAAAAGCCTGCAGCCGGAAGTGGTTTTCGTGCCGGGCTACCCCAGGGATTCGGGATATATTTTGCGTCAGGCCCAAAACATGGGCGTTAAATCAATCTTTCTTGGAGCGGACGGCTGGAACTACCTTATGACGGAGTACGCCGGCAGCGCAGTGAACGGGCATTATTTTTCCGACCTGTGGCATGCAGGCCTGCCCAACCCAAAAAGCAAAGCCTTTTTGGAAGAATACAACAAGGACGGGTTCCAAGTGAAAATCAGCCTGGCGCCCTTGGCCTACGACTCGCTTATGGTGATCGTAAATGCCATAAACAAGGCCGGAACCTTGAATACGGCGGCTATCCGGGACGCTATTGCGGCCACAAAGGATTATGAAGGGGTGACGGGAAACATCTCCTTTAACCAGTTTGGCGACCCGATTAAGCCCATCGTCATACTTAAGTTTGATAATAACCAGCCAATGTACTATATGACCATCAGAAAATGA
- a CDS encoding acyl-CoA dehydrogenase, translating into MAQLIADRRDIDFVLFEQMKADELAKTDKFAEFNKKTIDLIVNEARNLAIKEILPTNADGDKGCVFENNKVTVPESFHRPYELLCEGEWVAMQEDPEVGGQGMPAMVAQAAGEYFVGANCAFMMYPGLSHGAGHLVEVFGTDKQKELYLKNMYTGKWGGTMLLTEPEAGSDVGALTTTAKPNGDGTYSISGTKIFISGGEHDLTENIIHPVLARIEGAPAGTAGISLFAVPKIWVNDDGSLGEDNDVVCDRIEEKMGIHGSCTCVLTLGGKGKCKGTLLGEENKGMRAMFQMMNEARLGVGLQGFSMASCAYMYALDYTRQRKQGKNLLEFANPDAQSVTIINHPDVRRMLMTMKAYIDGMRSFLYFVGNCFDRHKTAGNEEEAEKYMNLIEVLIPVIKAYCTDRAFDVCSLAVQSYGGYGYTKEYPVEQLLRDTKITCIYEGTNGIQAMDLLGRKLGMKGGKPFMELMGVMMQTVAEAKEAGLEDLAAKVEAAVNGAGEVAMLMGKTAMSEKVLTAFAHACPFQDVLGDTIMGWMHLWRATIATNKVEKAKSKDKPFYEGLIKTANFYINSFLPITEGKRNSIKAMESAAVDMTEDAFAGK; encoded by the coding sequence ATGGCACAACTAATCGCAGATAGAAGAGACATCGACTTCGTGCTCTTTGAGCAGATGAAGGCCGACGAACTTGCAAAGACCGACAAGTTCGCCGAGTTCAACAAAAAAACCATCGATCTGATTGTAAACGAGGCAAGGAACCTGGCCATCAAGGAAATCCTGCCCACCAACGCAGACGGAGACAAAGGCTGCGTTTTCGAGAACAACAAAGTTACAGTGCCTGAGTCTTTTCACAGACCTTACGAGCTGTTATGCGAAGGCGAATGGGTGGCCATGCAGGAAGATCCCGAAGTCGGCGGACAGGGAATGCCCGCTATGGTGGCCCAGGCCGCCGGCGAATACTTCGTGGGCGCCAACTGCGCATTCATGATGTACCCCGGCCTGTCCCACGGCGCAGGCCACCTTGTCGAGGTGTTCGGCACCGACAAGCAGAAAGAACTCTACCTGAAGAACATGTACACCGGTAAATGGGGCGGCACCATGCTCCTGACCGAACCCGAAGCCGGCTCCGACGTGGGCGCCCTGACCACCACGGCCAAGCCCAACGGCGACGGCACCTACTCCATCTCCGGAACCAAGATCTTCATCTCCGGCGGCGAGCATGACCTGACCGAAAACATCATCCACCCCGTGCTGGCCCGCATTGAAGGCGCTCCCGCAGGAACCGCAGGCATCTCCCTGTTTGCAGTGCCCAAGATCTGGGTGAACGACGACGGCTCCCTGGGCGAAGACAACGACGTGGTCTGCGACCGCATCGAAGAAAAAATGGGCATCCACGGATCCTGCACCTGCGTCCTGACCCTGGGCGGCAAAGGCAAGTGCAAGGGCACCCTGCTGGGCGAAGAAAACAAGGGCATGCGCGCCATGTTCCAGATGATGAACGAAGCCCGCCTGGGCGTCGGCCTCCAGGGCTTCTCCATGGCAAGCTGCGCCTACATGTACGCCCTGGACTACACCAGGCAGCGCAAACAGGGCAAAAACCTGCTGGAATTCGCCAATCCCGATGCCCAGTCCGTGACCATCATCAACCATCCCGACGTACGCCGCATGCTCATGACCATGAAGGCTTACATCGACGGCATGCGCTCCTTCCTGTACTTCGTGGGCAACTGCTTTGACAGGCACAAGACCGCAGGCAACGAAGAAGAAGCCGAAAAATACATGAACCTGATCGAAGTCCTGATTCCCGTGATCAAGGCTTACTGCACGGACCGCGCTTTTGACGTGTGCTCCCTGGCCGTCCAGTCCTACGGCGGTTACGGCTACACCAAGGAATACCCGGTCGAGCAGCTCCTCAGGGACACCAAGATCACCTGCATCTACGAAGGCACCAACGGCATCCAGGCCATGGACCTCCTGGGCCGCAAGCTGGGCATGAAGGGCGGCAAGCCTTTTATGGAACTCATGGGCGTTATGATGCAGACCGTGGCCGAAGCCAAGGAAGCCGGCCTGGAAGACCTGGCCGCCAAGGTGGAAGCAGCCGTGAACGGCGCCGGCGAAGTCGCCATGCTCATGGGCAAAACCGCCATGTCCGAAAAGGTCCTGACCGCTTTCGCCCACGCCTGTCCTTTCCAGGATGTGCTCGGCGACACCATCATGGGGTGGATGCACCTGTGGCGCGCCACCATCGCAACCAACAAGGTGGAAAAAGCCAAATCCAAGGACAAACCCTTCTACGAAGGCCTGATCAAGACCGCTAACTTCTACATCAACAGCTTCCTGCCCATCACCGAGGGCAAACGGAACTCCATCAAAGCCATGGAATCCGCCGCTGTGGATATGACGGAAGACGCATTCGCCGGTAAATAA
- a CDS encoding ATP-binding protein — MAVEIKMVVEADLKQVFLVGLAVNGICSHYPFTKLEGYLIETCVVEAVINVVKHAYEDPKGKELAVICRADKESMIFEVWDWGKGMDGLKPAALDFDPEDVTSLPESGMGLFIIQQVMDEVNYLSQDTKNVLTMTKKFTPQEPPHHAA, encoded by the coding sequence GTGGCCGTGGAAATCAAAATGGTCGTGGAAGCGGATTTGAAGCAGGTCTTTTTGGTAGGGCTTGCCGTGAACGGCATTTGCTCCCACTACCCCTTTACCAAATTGGAAGGATACCTCATTGAGACCTGCGTGGTGGAAGCGGTGATCAACGTGGTCAAGCACGCTTATGAGGATCCCAAGGGCAAGGAGCTGGCCGTAATCTGCCGGGCTGACAAGGAATCCATGATATTTGAAGTTTGGGATTGGGGCAAAGGCATGGACGGCCTGAAGCCGGCGGCCCTGGATTTCGACCCGGAAGACGTAACCAGCCTGCCTGAGAGCGGCATGGGACTCTTTATTATCCAACAGGTGATGGACGAGGTGAATTATCTCTCCCAGGACACTAAGAACGTTCTGACCATGACCAAAAAGTTCACCCCCCAAGAGCCGCCCCATCATGCGGCCTGA
- a CDS encoding sensor histidine kinase, with protein sequence MKDPRLKSTIRRKVNGAILLTSLIAALIFVAVQIPMQQRRLNSTMGKVDTILRTLVERDREPLANEIFERSVRAIKIRTNEMSDIPGILDISVYDKRGRLLASDDLPLLSQLIPPARIVGPAHATDIRQMTFGGLKALQFTRTIDAVGEHIGYITIIYDLSEVLKEHKYYSLLSIAMMLSVLGCVGLFLNLLLSKGITQPITRLRDAMDNIRKGDLGGQVDVSELDEIGDLSLAFNEMSRDLEESYSRIQDQYRELQSNREKLNKTRIFLNSILDSMPSVLVGVDGGGFVNLWNKETESMSGIKASDAVGRRLENVLPQISGLVEDIKEALKKRKGQFSKRITFHWSGRMLTCDLIIYPIAMDGNESAVIRLDDVTRRVKIEEMMIQSEKMVSIGGLAAGMAHEINNPLAGIVQNIQVAQTRLNSEMSKNQAAAEESGITMAGLKKYLELREVNRILDLVRTSGIRAARVVSNMLSFSRKSTQEYSRHNVMELLDNMVELSASDFDLKTNYDFRKIRIIREYDLSTPEVLCEGNLIQQVFFNLLKNAAQALCETDVDDAGIKEIILRVRPEPGFARIEMQDNGPGMHEDIRKRIFEPFYTTKPPGAGTGLGLSVSYFIITDNHGGTMHVDTSLGQGARFVIRLPYEPMQPEPSENL encoded by the coding sequence TTGAAAGATCCTCGACTGAAATCAACCATTCGCCGCAAAGTCAATGGCGCCATCCTGCTGACCTCCCTTATCGCCGCCTTGATTTTCGTCGCCGTTCAAATTCCCATGCAGCAGCGGAGGCTTAACTCCACCATGGGCAAGGTGGACACGATTCTCCGCACTTTGGTGGAACGAGACCGGGAGCCGCTGGCCAACGAGATTTTTGAACGCAGCGTCAGAGCGATAAAGATTCGCACCAATGAAATGAGCGATATTCCAGGCATCCTGGATATTTCCGTTTACGACAAACGCGGACGTCTGCTGGCTTCAGACGACCTGCCTTTGTTAAGCCAGCTCATCCCTCCGGCCCGGATAGTCGGCCCCGCGCATGCCACCGACATTCGGCAAATGACTTTCGGCGGCCTGAAAGCCCTGCAGTTCACTAGAACCATCGACGCAGTAGGCGAACATATTGGCTATATTACCATTATATACGACCTGTCCGAGGTGTTGAAGGAGCATAAATACTACTCGTTGCTGAGCATTGCCATGATGCTGTCGGTTTTGGGCTGCGTCGGCCTTTTTCTCAACTTGTTGCTGTCCAAAGGCATCACTCAGCCTATCACGCGTTTGAGAGACGCCATGGACAATATACGCAAGGGCGACCTTGGCGGCCAGGTGGATGTATCGGAACTGGATGAAATAGGCGACCTGTCCCTGGCATTCAATGAAATGTCCCGCGACCTGGAAGAATCTTATAGCCGCATCCAGGACCAGTACCGGGAGTTGCAGAGCAATAGGGAAAAGCTAAATAAAACCAGGATCTTCCTGAACAGCATCCTGGACTCCATGCCTTCCGTTCTTGTGGGGGTGGATGGGGGCGGATTCGTCAATCTGTGGAACAAGGAAACCGAGTCCATGTCAGGCATAAAGGCCTCGGACGCCGTGGGCCGCAGGCTGGAAAACGTGCTGCCTCAAATTTCAGGATTGGTTGAGGATATCAAAGAGGCGCTTAAAAAACGCAAAGGCCAGTTTTCCAAACGAATCACCTTTCACTGGAGCGGCCGGATGTTGACCTGCGACCTCATCATCTATCCCATAGCCATGGATGGAAACGAAAGCGCGGTCATTCGCCTGGACGACGTAACCCGTCGGGTTAAAATTGAAGAAATGATGATTCAATCGGAAAAAATGGTTTCCATCGGCGGACTGGCCGCGGGCATGGCGCACGAAATAAACAATCCTTTGGCTGGCATCGTTCAAAACATCCAGGTGGCCCAAACCCGCCTGAACAGCGAAATGTCCAAGAATCAGGCGGCTGCGGAGGAGTCAGGAATCACCATGGCGGGCCTGAAAAAATATCTGGAATTGCGCGAGGTGAACAGGATTCTGGACTTGGTTCGTACGTCCGGAATTCGGGCCGCCCGCGTGGTTTCCAACATGCTCAGCTTCAGCAGAAAATCCACGCAGGAGTACTCCAGACATAACGTAATGGAGCTATTGGACAACATGGTGGAGCTTTCGGCCAGCGATTTCGACCTGAAAACCAATTACGACTTCAGAAAGATCAGGATCATCCGGGAGTACGACCTGAGCACACCGGAGGTTCTGTGCGAGGGCAACCTGATTCAACAGGTCTTTTTCAACCTGCTGAAAAACGCCGCCCAGGCATTGTGCGAAACGGACGTCGACGACGCCGGCATAAAGGAAATCATTCTTAGGGTGCGGCCGGAGCCGGGATTTGCAAGGATAGAAATGCAGGATAACGGACCGGGAATGCATGAGGACATCCGAAAAAGAATTTTTGAGCCCTTTTACACCACCAAGCCTCCGGGGGCGGGGACCGGCCTGGGGCTCTCGGTTTCATACTTCATCATTACCGACAACCATGGGGGAACCATGCATGTGGACACCTCGCTCGGCCAGGGCGCCCGGTTTGTTATCAGGCTGCCTTATGAACCCATGCAGCCCGAACCCAGCGAAAACCTTTAG
- a CDS encoding PaaI family thioesterase, with translation MKKLNPAYVDYFSEYVNACPFFQLMSIHLDGVRYGKSYLDLEIHPKHMQPFGIIHGGVCASLVEAGVFWAVHSQIPDDVGLTTVELKLNYMAAVSTGSLRVNGDCLKVGKTLCLGQAHVTDAKGRDVAHGTATLMLLPNKVVDMPDLPQKFID, from the coding sequence ATGAAAAAACTAAACCCAGCTTATGTAGATTATTTTTCGGAGTATGTGAATGCGTGCCCTTTTTTTCAGCTTATGTCCATCCATTTGGACGGGGTGAGATACGGGAAATCCTACCTTGACCTGGAGATTCATCCCAAGCACATGCAGCCCTTTGGAATCATCCATGGCGGGGTATGCGCGTCGCTGGTGGAAGCCGGCGTGTTTTGGGCGGTGCATTCCCAGATTCCCGATGACGTGGGCCTGACCACCGTGGAGTTGAAGCTGAATTACATGGCTGCCGTTTCCACGGGCAGCCTGCGGGTGAACGGAGATTGCCTGAAGGTGGGCAAGACATTGTGTCTCGGCCAGGCCCATGTGACGGACGCCAAGGGCCGGGACGTGGCTCACGGCACGGCCACTTTGATGCTGCTGCCCAACAAGGTCGTAGATATGCCCGATCTTCCCCAGAAGTTCATTGATTGA
- a CDS encoding Smr/MutS family protein has translation MKKSNDQSINRPFEGLTKIIKDRGYSLPEEPKNSEKPHAGQDAPAGRLTRDMDDDKLFALWMSDVKRLPHDERLDEEPLTSASPSETAMDPDEQVRKELESLVAGGSGFKVSQTSEYVAGTGYGVSSDVARRLHKGDFSIQAHIDLHGMDAADAQKAFDAFFEQAIASHKRTVLVIHGRGLSSPGKPVLKSKVLSWLISGQWRKWVLAFASARACDGGAGATLVLLRNRPVGAGQRKRWAKKGFGPGYVVQPRI, from the coding sequence ATGAAAAAAAGCAACGATCAATCCATCAATCGCCCTTTTGAAGGCCTTACCAAAATCATAAAAGACAGAGGCTACAGCCTTCCTGAAGAGCCGAAAAACAGCGAAAAGCCCCATGCCGGCCAGGACGCTCCCGCCGGACGCCTTACCCGCGATATGGACGATGACAAACTTTTCGCCCTGTGGATGTCTGACGTAAAGCGCCTGCCTCATGACGAACGCCTGGATGAGGAGCCTCTCACATCCGCCTCCCCTTCCGAGACAGCCATGGACCCGGACGAACAGGTGCGCAAGGAGTTGGAGTCCTTGGTGGCTGGAGGATCGGGATTCAAGGTCAGCCAGACTTCGGAATACGTGGCCGGAACGGGCTACGGGGTGTCCTCCGATGTCGCCCGCCGTCTGCACAAAGGGGATTTTTCCATCCAGGCGCATATCGACCTCCACGGCATGGACGCCGCAGACGCCCAAAAAGCCTTTGACGCCTTTTTCGAGCAGGCCATAGCCTCCCATAAGCGCACGGTGCTTGTCATTCACGGCCGCGGCCTCTCCTCCCCCGGCAAACCCGTGCTTAAGTCCAAGGTCCTATCCTGGCTCATCTCCGGCCAATGGCGCAAATGGGTCCTTGCCTTCGCCAGCGCCCGGGCCTGCGACGGCGGGGCCGGCGCCACCCTGGTTTTGCTGCGCAACCGTCCTGTGGGGGCGGGCCAGAGGAAGCGTTGGGCCAAGAAGGGCTTCGGCCCCGGCTATGTGGTTCAGCCCCGGATTTGA
- a CDS encoding PAS domain S-box protein — translation MPEILDQEQLENALKKIHLENARLEERIEELEAENQSLQSELIEKQKKELAGLESEAKFQAMFNQSGVGVALFNLQGKFVEANPAIVDLSGYSAEELMRMSFTDITFSDDRETGVKQFLDMLEGKISRYTVERRYRHKDGSTIYGISQISMVRIPGSPEPFVMAQVVNISEFKAMQRELREKEKKHKLVMDALGFGLWDWDIVRGSVYYNPAWVAILEEEAVDPAYESWESRIHPDDRDRVLNSINNHLQGLTPVWLEEHRLKTSKGHWKWVKGQGRVVERLKNEAPLRMIGTMADIDERKKVENTLYKTTRILEETIQQAPYAMFIMEGSVGNARLLIANEMARGFMDQFVQEDAGGRLPDPTELGCHLYSYMDEKEIASEHKPLIRALAGESIKNERFYVLDAQGEKIPMEINAFPVYGKSGNIVAVPVTLFDISKTLEAEKDRLQMHKLEAVGTLAGGISHDFNNILSIIIGHAEIVSDEVSKDGQAYQSINAILEACLRARDVVKQLLDFARKAETDLKPMAVTPVIQESLTLLRSSIPARIEIKTHLTAKNDVVMAAPPQIKQVLINLCTNASQAIKSGGEIKISTDNLELSSPWLGWNEDAVPGPCLRLMIEDSGEGMDPAIAHRALEPYFTTKDVGKGAGMGLPVVHGLIKSMGGFMRVSSGRRKGVKVEIILPLAEVKKPTKTVAAKERPARKAKNVLVVDDEKALIVTQKAMLERQGYDVVGETDALKALEIFRANPGQFDLAIVDMSMPGINGDAFARELKKLRADIPIVLATGYSDEASMKRIRSLDVDVVINKPMTRSDLSQAVNAALKQHT, via the coding sequence ATGCCCGAAATCTTGGATCAGGAACAACTTGAAAACGCATTAAAGAAAATCCATCTGGAAAACGCCAGGCTGGAAGAGCGCATAGAAGAACTGGAAGCCGAAAACCAATCTTTGCAGTCAGAGCTAATCGAGAAGCAAAAAAAGGAGTTGGCCGGCCTGGAGAGTGAAGCCAAGTTTCAGGCCATGTTCAACCAATCCGGGGTGGGGGTGGCTTTGTTCAACCTACAGGGCAAGTTTGTGGAAGCCAATCCAGCCATTGTGGATCTATCCGGGTATTCCGCGGAAGAATTGATGCGAATGAGTTTTACCGACATTACCTTTTCGGATGACCGGGAAACCGGTGTGAAGCAGTTTTTGGACATGCTGGAAGGAAAAATCAGCCGCTATACGGTGGAAAGAAGATATCGCCACAAAGACGGCTCAACCATATACGGCATTTCTCAGATTTCCATGGTGCGTATCCCGGGTTCTCCAGAGCCGTTTGTCATGGCCCAGGTTGTTAATATATCAGAGTTTAAGGCCATGCAGAGGGAACTCCGGGAGAAAGAGAAAAAGCATAAACTGGTCATGGATGCTTTGGGCTTTGGTTTGTGGGATTGGGATATTGTAAGGGGAAGTGTTTACTATAATCCTGCCTGGGTGGCCATCCTGGAAGAGGAGGCCGTTGATCCCGCATACGAATCCTGGGAGTCAAGAATCCATCCCGATGACAGGGACAGGGTTTTGAATTCTATAAATAACCATCTGCAGGGTTTAACTCCGGTCTGGCTGGAAGAGCACCGTTTGAAAACCTCCAAGGGGCATTGGAAATGGGTGAAAGGCCAGGGCAGGGTGGTGGAGCGATTGAAAAACGAGGCGCCGCTCAGAATGATTGGAACCATGGCCGACATCGATGAACGAAAAAAGGTTGAAAACACCCTGTACAAAACCACCCGGATCCTGGAAGAAACCATCCAGCAGGCGCCTTACGCCATGTTTATAATGGAGGGCTCCGTAGGAAACGCCCGTCTTTTGATCGCCAATGAAATGGCGAGAGGCTTTATGGATCAGTTTGTTCAGGAGGACGCTGGCGGCCGACTGCCCGATCCCACGGAATTGGGGTGCCATTTGTATTCGTATATGGACGAAAAGGAAATTGCATCTGAGCATAAACCCTTAATTCGGGCTCTGGCCGGCGAAAGCATCAAGAATGAGCGGTTTTATGTCCTTGACGCGCAGGGCGAAAAGATCCCCATGGAAATCAATGCCTTTCCCGTCTATGGAAAAAGCGGGAATATTGTGGCCGTCCCCGTCACTTTGTTCGACATTTCCAAAACCCTGGAGGCTGAAAAGGACCGGCTGCAAATGCATAAGCTCGAGGCTGTCGGCACCTTGGCCGGGGGCATTTCCCATGACTTCAATAATATTTTGAGCATCATAATCGGGCATGCCGAAATCGTCTCGGATGAAGTCTCCAAAGACGGCCAGGCCTATCAGAGCATAAATGCCATCCTTGAGGCCTGCTTGCGAGCCAGGGACGTGGTCAAACAATTGCTGGATTTCGCCAGAAAGGCGGAAACCGACCTTAAACCCATGGCTGTGACCCCTGTAATACAGGAATCCTTGACCCTGCTGCGCTCCTCCATTCCCGCACGTATAGAAATCAAGACGCACCTGACGGCTAAAAACGATGTGGTTATGGCTGCGCCTCCCCAGATCAAGCAGGTGCTCATCAATTTGTGCACCAATGCCAGCCAGGCAATAAAAAGCGGGGGTGAAATCAAGATTTCTACCGATAACCTGGAGTTAAGCTCGCCGTGGCTTGGATGGAATGAGGACGCCGTGCCGGGACCCTGCCTGCGTCTCATGATCGAAGATTCGGGGGAGGGCATGGATCCCGCCATCGCCCATCGCGCTCTGGAGCCATACTTCACGACAAAGGACGTGGGCAAAGGCGCTGGCATGGGGCTCCCTGTGGTTCACGGCCTCATCAAATCCATGGGCGGATTCATGAGAGTAAGCAGCGGGCGCAGAAAAGGAGTGAAGGTGGAAATCATCCTGCCTTTGGCTGAAGTTAAAAAACCAACCAAAACAGTTGCAGCCAAGGAACGCCCGGCAAGAAAAGCGAAAAATGTTCTTGTTGTGGATGATGAAAAGGCCTTGATCGTCACCCAAAAGGCGATGCTGGAGAGGCAGGGCTATGACGTGGTCGGCGAAACCGACGCCCTAAAAGCCTTGGAGATCTTTCGCGCTAATCCCGGGCAATTTGATTTGGCCATTGTGGATATGAGCATGCCCGGAATCAATGGGGATGCTTTTGCCAGGGAGTTGAAAAAACTTCGGGCTGACATTCCCATTGTTCTGGCCACCGGCTATTCCGACGAAGCATCCATGAAAAGAATCAGGAGCCTGGACGTGGACGTGGTGATAAACAAGCCCATGACAAGAAGCGATTTATCCCAAGCCGTCAATGCGGCTTTGAAACAGCATACCTAA
- a CDS encoding enoyl-CoA hydratase encodes MEKPVLFRKEDSVAILTLNRPEKRNALNQDLLTHLYGHLDVVKSDDSIRVAVITGAGSSFSAGLDLNCLATDNMMDPRGDGVYLTDFMKSCNKPFIGAINGPAITGAFEIALNCDFLIAAPSAVFRDTHALLGIYPGWGMSQLLSRAVGIRMARQISLTGMDITAQQALNLGLVNEIVEPDQLMPRVMEIARDICKTKADFLPGYRKLINDGHNLSAGQALDLEKKVFTRFLNGSAALI; translated from the coding sequence ATGGAGAAACCAGTTTTATTCAGAAAAGAAGACAGCGTCGCCATTCTGACGCTGAACAGGCCTGAAAAACGCAACGCATTGAACCAGGATTTGCTGACGCATTTGTACGGACATTTGGACGTGGTGAAAAGCGACGACTCCATCCGGGTCGCGGTCATCACCGGCGCCGGATCATCCTTCAGCGCCGGCCTGGATTTGAACTGCCTCGCCACTGACAATATGATGGATCCAAGGGGGGACGGGGTTTATCTGACGGATTTCATGAAGTCCTGCAACAAGCCTTTTATCGGCGCCATTAACGGCCCGGCCATCACCGGCGCCTTTGAAATCGCCCTGAACTGCGATTTTCTCATTGCCGCACCATCAGCCGTTTTCAGGGATACCCACGCCCTCTTGGGAATTTATCCCGGCTGGGGCATGTCCCAACTGCTTTCCCGGGCCGTGGGAATCCGCATGGCACGCCAGATCAGCCTTACCGGAATGGATATCACCGCCCAACAAGCCTTGAATTTAGGGCTGGTGAACGAGATCGTGGAGCCCGATCAATTGATGCCGCGGGTTATGGAAATAGCCCGGGACATTTGTAAAACCAAGGCGGATTTTCTGCCCGGCTACAGAAAACTGATCAACGACGGACACAACCTGTCCGCGGGCCAGGCGCTGGATCTGGAAAAAAAGGTTTTTACGCGCTTTTTAAACGGTTCGGCCGCCCTGATATAG